In Rattus norvegicus strain BN/NHsdMcwi chromosome 3, GRCr8, whole genome shotgun sequence, a genomic segment contains:
- the Chac1 gene encoding glutathione-specific gamma-glutamylcyclotransferase 1, translating into MKQESAAQSTPPPSLSPAPSAQPSWEDGDPQALWIFGYGSLVWKPDFAYSDSRVGFVRGYSRRFWQGDTFHRGSDKMPGRVVTLLEDHEGCTWGVAYQVRGEQVSEALKYLNVREAVLGGYDTKEVTFYPQDTPDQPLTALAYVATPQNPGYLGPAPEEVIATQILACRGFSGHNLEYLLRLADFMQLCGPQAQDEHLEAIVDAVGSLLPCSYLSEQPLALI; encoded by the exons ATGAAGCAGGAGTCCGCAGCCCAGAGCACCCCGCCTCCTTCACTGTCCCCTGCACCATCCGCGCAGCCTTCCTGGGAGGATGGCGACCCCCAAGCCCTGTGGATTTTCGGGTACGGCTCCCTAGTGTGGAAGCCTGACTTTGCCTACAGCGACAGCCGTGTGGGCTTCGTACGTGGCTATAGCCGACGGTTCTGGCAGGGAGACACCTTCCACAGGGGCAGCGATAAGATG CCTGGCCGAGTGGTGACCCTCCTTGAAGATCATGAG GGCTGCACTTGGGGTGTGGCATACCAGGTTCGAGGGGAGCAGGTGAGCGAGGCACTGAAGTACCTGAACGTGAGAGAAGCTGTGCTTGGTGGCTACGACACTAAGGAAGTCACCTTTTATCCTCAAGACACCCCTGACCAACCCCTCACAGCACTGGCCTATGTGGCCACCCCACAGAACCCTGGCTACCTGGGCCCTGCTCCCGAAGAGGTCATTGCCACACAGATCCTTGCTTGCCGAGGCTTCTCTGGCCACAACCTTGAATACTTGTTGCGTTTGGCAGACTTCATGCAGCTCTGTGGGCCTCAGGCACAAGATGAGCACCTGGAAGCCATCGTGGATGCCGTAGGAAGCTTGCTGCCCTGCTCTTACCTCTCTGAGCAGCCTCTGGCACTGATCTGA